From the Actinomadura luzonensis genome, the window CTACCGGATCATCGACTTCCGTAGGCATGACAAGGACGGCATCCCGGCGAAGGTCGCACACATCGAGTACGACCCCAACCGCACCGCCAACATCGCTCTGCTGCACTACGCCGACGGCGAGAAGCGCTACATCATCGCGCCGACGGGCCTCAAGCAGGGCGACCGAATCGAGAACGGCCCCGGGGCCGACATCAAGACCGGCAACTGCCTGCCGCTGCGCAACATCCCGACGGGTACCTTCATCCACGCGGTGGAGCTCCGTCCGGGCGGCGGCGCCAAGCTCGGCCGCTCCGCGGGCGCCCAGATCCAGCTGCTCGCCAAGGAAGGCCAGTACGCCACCCTTCGTATGCCGTCCGGTGAGATGCGCATGGTGGACGTGCGCTGCCGGGCGACGGTCGGCCAGGTCGGCAACGCCGAGCAGGCCAACATCAACTGGGGCAAGGCCGGCCGTATGCGGTGGAAGGGCAAGCGCCCCACCGTCCGCGGTGTCGCGATGAACCCCGTCGACCACCCGCACGGTGGTGGTGAGGGCAAGACCTCTGGTGGTCGCCACCCGGTGAACCCCAAGGGCAAGCCCGAGGGCCGCACCCGCCAGGCCAACAAGGCCAGCGACCGGTTGATCATCCGTCGTCGCAGCAAGAGGAAGAAGCGGTAGGAGCAGCCGAAATGCCACGTAGCCTTAAGAAGGGTCCCTTCGTGGACGACCACCTTCAGAAGAAGGTCGACGTCCAGAACGAGAAGGGCACCAAGAACGTCATCAAGACGTGGTCGCGGCGCTCCATGATCGTTCCCGACATGCTCGGGCACACGATCGCCGTGCACGACGGCCGCAAGCACGTCCCGGTCTTCATCACCGAGTCGATGATCGGCCACAAGCTGGGAGAGTTCGCCCCGACGCGGACCTTCCGCAGCCACGTCAAGGAAGACCGCCGCAGCCGGCGGTAAGCGTCCCGGAAGTAGGAGAAAGCGATGGAAGCCAGGGCTCAGGCGCGGTTCGTCCGTGTCACGCCCCAGAAGGCCCGCCGTGTGGTGGACCTCATTCGCGGGCTGCCCGCTTCGGAGGCGCAGGCCGTGCTGCAGTTCGCTCCCCAGTCGGCGAGCGAGCCGATCTACAAGGTGCTCAGCTCCGCCATGGCGAACGCCGAGCACAACTTCGA encodes:
- the rplB gene encoding 50S ribosomal protein L2; the encoded protein is MGIRKYKPTTPGRRGSSVSDFSEITRSEPEKSLLAPLHNKGGRNVHGRVTARHQGGGHKRAYRIIDFRRHDKDGIPAKVAHIEYDPNRTANIALLHYADGEKRYIIAPTGLKQGDRIENGPGADIKTGNCLPLRNIPTGTFIHAVELRPGGGAKLGRSAGAQIQLLAKEGQYATLRMPSGEMRMVDVRCRATVGQVGNAEQANINWGKAGRMRWKGKRPTVRGVAMNPVDHPHGGGEGKTSGGRHPVNPKGKPEGRTRQANKASDRLIIRRRSKRKKR
- the rpsS gene encoding 30S ribosomal protein S19, with the protein product MPRSLKKGPFVDDHLQKKVDVQNEKGTKNVIKTWSRRSMIVPDMLGHTIAVHDGRKHVPVFITESMIGHKLGEFAPTRTFRSHVKEDRRSRR
- the rplV gene encoding 50S ribosomal protein L22, with protein sequence MEARAQARFVRVTPQKARRVVDLIRGLPASEAQAVLQFAPQSASEPIYKVLSSAMANAEHNFDLDPQTLVVSRAWVDEGPTLKRFRPRAQGRAYRINKRTSHITVIVESREPKGRTR